Genomic DNA from Cheilinus undulatus linkage group 10, ASM1832078v1, whole genome shotgun sequence:
gtctcaagtgattgtagtataaagacacctgtctggagggtcactggttaatcagtattcatggctaccattacaccatgaatacaaaagaatatcccaagcaactcagagaaaaggttattgaaaggtataagtcaggagatggaggatgggatggggaaaaaaaatccaaggcactgcaCATCCACCAGAGTCAaatccatcaagaaatggaaggaataaggcatgtgtaaatctgcctagatcaggctgtcctcacagtAACCACACAAGAAGGAGACTcgtgagagaggccatcaagacacctgtgactactgtgaagaagttacaagcttgagcagctgagatggggaagactctgcatacagacactgttgcccaggttcttcaaaCCTGGGcaaaagctttatgagagagtggcaaagagaaagccaccgtAGAAGAAAACTCCTTCTAAGCCTCATCTAgaattcaccaaaaggcatgctggagactccatggtcaagtggaagaaagttctttggtctgatgagaacaaaatggtgctttttggccatcagacaagacactcatgtttggtggacaccaaacactgcacatcagcacgaacacaccatccccactgtgaagcacggcttaggagatttatttttcagcagaacaatgacctgaagcagtgaaagctacacagaaatggtttaaagataagGTGAATGTTCTTGATTGGCCGAGTCAAAGCAACGGCTTCAATCCAattgagaatttgtggctggacttgaaaaggctGTTTATACTCGATACCcttgcaacctgacagagcttgagcagttttatatttaagaatggagttaaattgttgtgtccagatgtgcaagcctgattgagacctattcacacagactcagaacTGTGATTttagccaaaggtgcatctacgaaacactgacttgaagagggtgaatatttatgcagtcacttattttacattatgtattttttattgtcattactCGGTAGAAAcctgttttactttgacatgagtttttttttaaagattttttgttaaaaagccaaactatattgaccataactgatttataaaatcaataaatgggtaACACGTCCAAGGGGCAAATAGGTTTTGTTTTGGCACTGTAGGTGCCCCTgtatacacatttttaaatttacatttttctgtgaaaatattGGCAATAAATAACCATGATTAAGTTTGAGGTGACTGTTTAAGGAAGTATTAAACTGTACTGTCAAGCCACATAGGGAAATTTCCAGTACACGTCATGGTGGTAAATAAAACATGCCAACATTAAAATTCAACGCAAAGAAAATTGACAAGTATAATAAAAGTAGACTTCATAACCTTAAAGTTGTATGTTGCTCTAGTAAAGTGTATGTGTATCTGTTGCTAATGCAGTTGTTTTGTGTTTCAAACAATACCATGAATTATTTTCAAactattttattataaaattcTAGTAGACTGTAGATATGCAGATGAAGATAACTACTAGTACAAGTAGTGACACCTATATAGCTTTAAATTTGGATATATAGAGCTTTAGTTTGGCCTACGTAGCTCCATTTAATTAAACACCGTCAGATTGAAATTCATTTACAAGGCGCCTTTGGACAGCAGGTACTTTggttcattcatttttattattctttattaTATATAGGTTTAATTAAGAGATAGTTTTatctgtcataaaaatgtggtTTGTTTGTAGGCaaattaacacagaaaacatggctggaaaaaaaatcatagcaTGCATTAAGCAAGGAAGCTACACAGCACAGATGAATAACATATCCAAAACAGCATTCAAACTGAGAAACAAGGTCAGAATGCATTCAGAAACATGACATGCATTGTGCGactcctttaaaaaataaatcctacaGGAAAAGTCAGGTACCTTTAAATATTCTATAAAATACAGCAGATAGCTTGTTTCTCAATCCAACACCCATTTTGACATCAGACCTTCAAAGAATGTGCATGTTGTTCAAGAGTGAGTTCATGGCATTGATAGGATACATTTATAATTAGGCAATAAGACAAATCAAAGCATCAGATGCTTTGcacataaaaaagaaagcagaCTATGTAGAAACATTAAACAAACCTCATCTTCCATCTTTCCAAGCATAAGATCATTATTACAAAAAGAACACAATTATGAAtaatcacattttcatttaagtCACTAATCTCAGAATGTTAATGTTTCAAGATAGAATAAGcaattttcatgaataaatagGGTCATCAAAGGAAAAGAATAACAGCTGATCCAAACATAACACAGCTGATGTCTCCTGTGCTCCCTTCAGTGAACGGAACAACGTGAGGAGTGTCCACTGCTTCAGTGAGGTCACATTAAGAAGATGGGGAAAGACATGATGACTTCAGTGCATTACTGGCTGCTCTTCAACTGTACTCAAACATACAGAGAAGTTGGAGCACAGACTGTAAAGTTGACATTCAAAAGCAGTTCCTTCTGTTGATGGCAATGTCTGTCCCCATCAAAGTTTAAGTCACATCCTAAAAGctggaaaaacaaaactaagAAAACAAACTTCCTATGTGGTGTAATCAGACCCCCGTGGGGGCGAGACGGCTGATGAAGGCAATACTGCTGAGGCACATCCTCCTGAAGAAGGCAGGGCAGGCAGGCTTCATGATGAAGTGCTCCAGAAGAATTCGCAGCTCCGTGAACAAGGTGCTGTGATAGATACAGATTAATTACTCAACTCTGACAGAACAGAAAAAGCTATTTCACTTGAACAGCAGAACAATAGATGATTTTTCTGACATTAACATGTCTAATGAAGGTGATCATGGATATTAAACTACTgtacatttaaatataaaaaaaaattgtattttggtCCACTTTTCTAATTTTCTATTGTTTGTTATTTAGGTGCTGcattgtaaacaaacatctgacatttttgtacttaaatttctcataatgctTAGCCAGTTCATGTCACATTGCGATATAAAATATCACATAATTCCATCCCAAAATATCAGTCAAACAGAGTAATTGGTTTCATGTGCATTCAATGTTCAGACATTTGGCCTTATGTGAGAATGTTTGGTCTCCATACAAAAGTTTTCAGGATTTCTTCTCATTCTCCAATAATGACTGAATTGTTGCATATAATTTACATCACAAAAATCTGCTTGTTGTGACAACTGCAGAGTACTAGTCAACACCTCACCGGCAGTATGGGTTTCTTCTGGATGTGTAGCGGAGAGTGAGGAATCTGTAGTAAATGAAAGGCAGGAGCAAGCTCCCCTGGCCGCTGTTAAACACACATGACACAAGAAATGtcaaaagctgcaaacaaaaactttaCATTCCCTAAAGCTTTGAGAGAAATgacatttactttattttggattttgaaaacatttcaaatttgatGTGAATTTCAGCAACTCAACTCCAGGATCCTGATTCTCTTCCCCTGGGTATCTCtataaattacttttaaaatataaaatggaaAAGAGTTATGTGTGAGACCACTGTTAAAGTGATGTGAAGTTGAGCCTAAATTCAGTAaatcttatttatttagttCATTCGGTCACCTGGGCCCCGTTCCTTGCACCTGGCTAACTAAGTTAGCTGGATAATTTCAGGATAACCTGACGTCAGTCAGGCTTGTTCCCTGCTTCGACGCAGGTTAAGCTAAATCACTATAGCAACAGATCAATAAACTTAAACCTGCTCCAGGGTAGGTTTATTTCAAGAAGCCGGATCTAAAGACACAAcccccaaaagaaaaaaaaaaaaaaggaggctGCCTTCCTGAGAGACCAAGTCAATTTAGGAGCAATAATAATCCGTGCCGCATTTCATAGGGAAAGACTGATCCGAGATCGCCAAGATCCTTTatcattttctgatgattttttgTATGAGCGTTACTGTTTACTGTCGCCAAGGCATTATTTATTTGCAACAGCTGATAGGGCCAGGGCAGCCGTGCACTTACTGTCACTCAAACTTTGTGTGTAGGATTGCTTTTTTTTGCGAGTGGCACACTGGGAACATTTCCAATTCAACACCATGGAACAAATGATATTCCCTTACCACACTGAATAATGTTCTTGTGTTTTACTTTAACTTGTTCCTTGACAGTTTGCTTGACATTTGGGTTTGTTCTATATGAAGGGATAAGAGGAGAACAAGTGCACAcaatataaatatgaaaacagatAGCTGGCCCTAGGCTATATAAAACATATTGTCGGCAAATTAGTATGCTTACTAGTACCTTTAAAAAAGGTTCATTAATGATAGAAAGTAATTAATCTAGGTCATTAGGCTATGAGGTTACGgcaaacacacttttaaattaATAGCCTAGACTATAGCCTTATACAGCAATGCATAACTATAGGCCTAAATACTCCTTACTTGCGCATTTAATTTGTCCACAATCCTTTGCCAGGCTGCATGTCTCGCCTTCACTGCAGCCGAGGTGTTGGATTTCACAGTTACGTTTTCGTAATTTTCAAACTCCTCCATGATTGTTTGCTGCTCTGTTCGTGTGAAAAATGTTGTGCTTTCCTTATTATTTGCCATGAATTATGACAGTTGTGATTTCTGTGATCCACACTGCTCCCTTTTTATGTAGAAAGGGCACGTGCAAGTATCCTGATCACTCAAGTCTGGTTCCAATTAACGTCACTGATTTAGCGCGATTCAGCCGTGGAGGAACGGATTTAGCCAGCCTTCAATCATCACgtttaaaggaaccctgcatgatcagacaagttcatcttgttagATAGATATCTGTATGTCTCATAtacatattgaactaaaaaaactcacaagatagctgcattttgagtaattggAGTTTATAAATGAATCCGTGCTAGCGccgtgacgtcacagttccgtGCTGTGATCCTCACTGCtcctatgcagtaacctgtttcagactgacagccagtgttagggctgcatctcagaaatgCAGCATGTCTCATGCATGGTGTAGAAAAGGCCCCAAAGTTACTTTAAAGTTATTAGTTCTGCTGTTCCATTTATTGTTAGATAGCTGTTAAGTTTCCTTGGTATAGCAGGGTTATTGAGGaaagagctccccctgctggctaCCAGCAAATAATATCAGGAAAATAAGCAGTGTAGTGCAGAGTGCCATGCGGTCAGTGTGCTGTGGATTGACTCTATCAGAGGTTCGCTGTGCGTGAATGAGAGGAGTGAGTACTGATGTGCTGTGATAAATGTGATAATGAGAGCTATGTTGTGTTAATTCTATGTTCGCTAACATAGTTCTGTAAAGTGTAGTAAAgtttgtgtttagatgttagctCCCTGCTAATTAGTCAACATTGCAGCACAGGCATGTTTATTAATAGTTTCCTCAGCTAACATGATGTGACTTTATGTTTAAAGGCTTGTGATAGCTTCCCTATTTACTCTATATTATTTCTGTTGCCGTAAGATGATGCATACTTGCACATAGTTCTGTGTTATGCTCTGTCCTTATAGAAACCACAGCTAAGCCAcagctaaaacacagaaaacccACAGCAAAGTTGTACTGCATGATCGCTGGCAGATTGTATATGCTACTGTGATGGAAGGGAAGTAAACATCCATAATCAAATCTCAACGCTCATTATTGTCTACTCTGGAATATTCTGGCTTTAAGTGGTGTTCTGGCCGACACACCTGAGTGAATCCAGTGAAATATCCTACCAGTGTCCTAACCAAACCAATCCTTATTTCTCCACTACACATGgagaattctaaaatttgaggtctcttctattttatatttgcacCACGAGCGGTTATCTGTctatctagacaggaaaatgataaatacagagccatatttaccttgttgtagcaaataatTACGTCCACatgggtagaaaatgtttgaaatctgtttcttaatgaaccagatgaaggccatgaGCTAACGTGTCTGTTTAacaaagttgttccccaaacttctacACTTCTACAccttttctgtttccacacggttcaggtaaagataaacacagaacgAAAGGACTTCCGGATTgcgcctttcaaagtaaaagtccactttagcatttctttggagaagcTCCCTTCGTATGtacataatacttttattttgacaagcTCCAGGCACACTTCCACTATAAACTGAAATCAGTCACTTGTAgcaggtttattgaggtaaaacttagaagaatgacagagctttgatagcagggagacaaaaccaacacgcagcaaactcatggcagcaacagctgcaagcaacAAAACCGCCTGAAAAACGGTTACTGCTTAGCAATGGAGAGGAGTGCTGCAGAACCGTGACGTCACACTAACGTGACGTGGATCAAAACATGGAggtctcctggtgagtttatgagctgaaatgaactcaaaatgcagatatgtgggattactgggatatttagtgagttttttggtttaatatacatttgagacatacaaatatctatccaacaagatgaacttgtctgatcatagAGGCTACCTTTTAATTGAATCAGGCTAAAAGGACAATAGCTCTGATTATTTGAATCACGTATGAGGAATGGGGCCCTGAAGTGACAGGATTACATATTTATGTCCTTCTACAATAAAATCTAGGATGAaagaatttgaaaatttggaaaCCTGGTCTTTTTGAAGCTCATGATCTGTCAAAATCTAAAGTCCAAAGAAACAGATTTTTGCATGGCCAGATGACAGTACAACAGTAAATCAGTGCTTCTGTTTACCAAAAAGCTCAAGGTGTGCTTACCTGAACAGCATGAAAACAGTGGCTGGCATCAAGAAGATTTCATTGCAGGCAATGAACTTTAGGATGTTCTGCTGATTGGTTGTTAGTTTGTCCAGTAGGTTTCTGACAAACATCAGGCTGCTGGGGCCCATTGactgcaaagaaagaaaaaaaacagaagaggtCAGAAGCTGACAAATATATGACACATGTAAGAGTTTTGCACAGTGCAGACATGAAATACCATTAAAGGGAAGCAAATATTTATCGGATTCAAGTTCAAGGTTTATACTGATAACATGAGAAACCATTTTCAATTTGAGAGGTAAGATTTGTCAGAAAATTGCCTTCggtcaaaaatgtcaaagtaactgtaaaaaaaaaagtgacagaagaCGGGATTACAGTGACTGATGATACTCACGTCAAGGACTTTCTTTGTGTAGGTAGTTGCATgaagcagagagaagaggaagactGGGAAGATGCTCACTGATCACAAATgttaaggataaaaaaaaaacaaaccttacACAACTGATTAGGTGAGGTTATCAGGTTGGcatacataaaaatgatgagACTTGATTAGATTTCTCATGATGAAAATCATGTGGTTTGGTTAAACTGGAGCACTTGTTTTGCAATCCATTTTGAAGTCAATGTGCGGTAAATCCTGCACTTTCATGTGATACTTATCAGAATGGCTGAAAATTTAGAGTGCATCTATAAAATCAGAAAAGCAGAAGAGCACAGAAAAGAGTACATTTTTTATTGCTAAAGACACATTTGCTGTTAACTACTCAGAAGTGTACGCATGTATGATGGCTGCCACCCATCCCCTGCACTAGATGTGCATGTTCTCAACAATTTACACAACACAGATGCAAGCTGTAGTATGCATAGGTTTTGACAAAGCAAACAAGCCACAAATATGCCTGTCAAAATAGCTGGGATGGACAAGTTCCATTTCAGAAACGTTGAGCTAAAGGAAAGGTGATCAGTATTATCAGTTCAGTGAGTGACCCCATAAACTGATGGCTTTCAGTGAAGTGCATCCATGGATGgcaattgtttttattttgtttttaagtgttgAGTGTATTTCAACAATTAAAAACCAATCTTAAGGCCTTCACAAGGACTCCTCCAGTTTCAAACAGCTGTTGTTACAACGACATCCACAAACAAAGTTGGCCAAAGGTCATGAGTTAACACTGGTCCATTACGGCATTACGTTTGCACAGACAAACGTGTTTTAGAAACGAAGTTCAGACAGTGTGTTCTGACCACTTGTCATGAGTTTGAGATGATCAGATATTACTTTTGATTACTGGTGTTTGTCATTTTAGTTTTGAGCTCAGAATCATCATATATGCAGTCACCgagtttgtagtttacatccaaCACATCAGGTAGTTGTGTATGGCTTGAGCTCAAACGTGTGCACTCCAGTAGTTCTCTCCAGTAGCACGCGCCCATACAGGTAAGTATAATTACAAGATCATTTTGATGCAGCCTGACAC
This window encodes:
- the tmem33 gene encoding transmembrane protein 33 is translated as MADTNQQSPPPQLGPVQFLMSNKLETAMWLSRLFTVYCSIMFILPILGPYAAANFYQRALLANALTSALRLHQRLPRFQLSRAFLAQALQEDSCHYLLYSLILVNSYPITMSIFPVFLFSLLHATTYTKKVLDSMGPSSLMFVRNLLDKLTTNQQNILKFIACNEIFLMPATVFMLFSGQGSLLLPFIYYRFLTLRYTSRRNPYCRTLFTELRILLEHFIMKPACPAFFRRMCLSSIAFISRLAPTGV